The proteins below come from a single Zonotrichia leucophrys gambelii isolate GWCS_2022_RI chromosome 3, RI_Zleu_2.0, whole genome shotgun sequence genomic window:
- the PREB gene encoding prolactin regulatory element-binding protein isoform X2, whose product MAPRRPAELYRAPFPLYTVRLHPRRPLAITAGGGGAAKTGIRNGVHFLQLEQIGGQLSASLLHCHDTETRATMTMALAGDVIAAGQDNSCHILRFSLQEPEAPGAAGKDGSGDKGPRRRRGGSGSGGGGAQGAQGRAREVRVESLQRVRTDFSPDALQKAVRFSADGALLATGGADGFLRLWEFPSMKKTLEFRAHDGEIEDIALGPDNKVVTAGRDFQCCVWQQDQLVTGLRWHENLPGIPDKAYRYQACRFGAVEGSAGALRLYTVQVPHKRERRPPPCYLTKWDGKSFLPLLTRPCGSEVVSCLSISDSGTFLGLGTVTGSVAIHIAFSLQRLYYVKEAHGIVVTDVAFVPESRPGRELLGGHEAALLSVAVDSRCKLHLLPTRRSLPVWLLLLLCAGLIVAAILLLQLAFPGFL is encoded by the exons ATGGCGCCCCGGCGTCCCGCCGAGCTGTACCGGGCGCCGTTCCCGCTCTACACCGTGCGCCTGCACCCGCGGCGCCCGCTCGCCATCAccgccggcggcggcggcgccgccaaGACCGGCATCCGCAATGGCGTG CacttcctgcagctggagcagatcGGCGGGCAGCTCAGCGCCTCGCTGCTGCACTGCCACGACACCGAAACCCGCGCCACCATGACCATGGCGCTGGCCGGGGACGTCATTGCCGCCGGGCAGGACAACAGCTGCCACATCCTGCGCTTCAGCCTGCAGGAGCCCGAGGCTCCGGGCGCGGCCGGCAAGGACG GCAGCGGGGACAAGggcccgcggcggcggcggggcggcagcggcagcggcggcggcggggcccaGGGCGCGCAGGGCCGGGCCCGCGAGGTGAGGGTGGAGAGCCTGCAGCGGGTGCGCACCGACTTCAGCCCCGACGCGCTGCAGAAGGCCGTGCGCTTCAGCGCCGACGGAGCCCTGCTGGCCACCGGCGGCGCCGACGGCTTCCTGCGCCTCTGGGAG ttCCCCAGCATGAAGAAGACGTTGGAGTTCAGAGCCCACGACGGGGAAATTGAGGACATCGCTCTGGGCCCTGACAACAAG gtGGTGACGGCGGGCAGGGACTTCCAGTGCTGCgtgtggcagcaggaccagctGGTGACAGGGCTGCGCTGGCATGAGAACCTGCCCGGCATCCCCGACAAGGCCTATCGCTACCAGGCATGCCG GTTTGGGGCCGTGGAGGGCAGTGCCGGGGCCCTGCGGCTCTACACGGTACAGGTGCCCCACAAGCGGGAGCGCCGCCCCCCGCCCTGCTACCTGACCAAGTGGGATGGGAAGAGCTTCCTGCCGCTGCTGACGCGGCCCTGCGGCTCCGAGGTGGTCTCCTGCCTCTCCATCAG TGACTCGGGCACgttcctggggctgggcacggTGACGGGCTCCGTGGCCATCCACATTGCCTTCTCGCTGCAG AGGCTGTACTACGTGAAGGAGGCCCACGGCATCGTGGTGACAGACGTGGCCTTCGTCCCCGAGAGCCGGCCCGGgcgggagctgctggggggCCACGAGGCCGCCCTGCTCAGCGTGGCCGTGGACAGCCGCTGCAAGCTGCACCTGCTGCCCACCCGCC GCTCCCTCcctgtctggctgctgctgctgctctgtgccgGGCTCATCGTGGCcgccatcctgctgctgcagctcgcCTTCCCGGGCTTCCTGTAG
- the PREB gene encoding prolactin regulatory element-binding protein isoform X1 — protein MAPRRPAELYRAPFPLYTVRLHPRRPLAITAGGGGAAKTGIRNGVHFLQLEQIGGQLSASLLHCHDTETRATMTMALAGDVIAAGQDNSCHILRFSLQEPEAPGAAGKDGSGDKGPRRRRGGSGSGGGGAQGAQGRAREVRVESLQRVRTDFSPDALQKAVRFSADGALLATGGADGFLRLWEFPSMKKTLEFRAHDGEIEDIALGPDNKQVVTAGRDFQCCVWQQDQLVTGLRWHENLPGIPDKAYRYQACRFGAVEGSAGALRLYTVQVPHKRERRPPPCYLTKWDGKSFLPLLTRPCGSEVVSCLSISDSGTFLGLGTVTGSVAIHIAFSLQRLYYVKEAHGIVVTDVAFVPESRPGRELLGGHEAALLSVAVDSRCKLHLLPTRRSLPVWLLLLLCAGLIVAAILLLQLAFPGFL, from the exons ATGGCGCCCCGGCGTCCCGCCGAGCTGTACCGGGCGCCGTTCCCGCTCTACACCGTGCGCCTGCACCCGCGGCGCCCGCTCGCCATCAccgccggcggcggcggcgccgccaaGACCGGCATCCGCAATGGCGTG CacttcctgcagctggagcagatcGGCGGGCAGCTCAGCGCCTCGCTGCTGCACTGCCACGACACCGAAACCCGCGCCACCATGACCATGGCGCTGGCCGGGGACGTCATTGCCGCCGGGCAGGACAACAGCTGCCACATCCTGCGCTTCAGCCTGCAGGAGCCCGAGGCTCCGGGCGCGGCCGGCAAGGACG GCAGCGGGGACAAGggcccgcggcggcggcggggcggcagcggcagcggcggcggcggggcccaGGGCGCGCAGGGCCGGGCCCGCGAGGTGAGGGTGGAGAGCCTGCAGCGGGTGCGCACCGACTTCAGCCCCGACGCGCTGCAGAAGGCCGTGCGCTTCAGCGCCGACGGAGCCCTGCTGGCCACCGGCGGCGCCGACGGCTTCCTGCGCCTCTGGGAG ttCCCCAGCATGAAGAAGACGTTGGAGTTCAGAGCCCACGACGGGGAAATTGAGGACATCGCTCTGGGCCCTGACAACAAG caggtGGTGACGGCGGGCAGGGACTTCCAGTGCTGCgtgtggcagcaggaccagctGGTGACAGGGCTGCGCTGGCATGAGAACCTGCCCGGCATCCCCGACAAGGCCTATCGCTACCAGGCATGCCG GTTTGGGGCCGTGGAGGGCAGTGCCGGGGCCCTGCGGCTCTACACGGTACAGGTGCCCCACAAGCGGGAGCGCCGCCCCCCGCCCTGCTACCTGACCAAGTGGGATGGGAAGAGCTTCCTGCCGCTGCTGACGCGGCCCTGCGGCTCCGAGGTGGTCTCCTGCCTCTCCATCAG TGACTCGGGCACgttcctggggctgggcacggTGACGGGCTCCGTGGCCATCCACATTGCCTTCTCGCTGCAG AGGCTGTACTACGTGAAGGAGGCCCACGGCATCGTGGTGACAGACGTGGCCTTCGTCCCCGAGAGCCGGCCCGGgcgggagctgctggggggCCACGAGGCCGCCCTGCTCAGCGTGGCCGTGGACAGCCGCTGCAAGCTGCACCTGCTGCCCACCCGCC GCTCCCTCcctgtctggctgctgctgctgctctgtgccgGGCTCATCGTGGCcgccatcctgctgctgcagctcgcCTTCCCGGGCTTCCTGTAG
- the SLC5A6 gene encoding sodium-dependent multivitamin transporter gives MEFTAIDYSIFALLLVLSSAIGLFYALSGDRQRTVQEFLLANRDMGCLPVALSLLASFQSAVAILGVPAEIFNFGTEYWFLGCSYLLGLLIPAHIFIPVFYRLRITSTYEYLELRFNKTVRMFGTITFIFQMVIYMGVVLYAPALALNAVTGFDLWSAVLTMGLVCTLYTTLGGLKAVIWTDVFQTLVMLAGQVAVIVVGAWRVGGMARVWRVAEQHGKIAGIDLDPNPLERHTFWSLSVGGIFMMLSLYGVNQAQVQRYLCARSEREAKLSCYAVFPCQQIVLCLSCLTGLVMFVYDLEHPLAPGQRPASSDQLVLFFVMDVLRDLPGLPGLFVACLFSGALSTISSAFNSLATVTMEDLVRPHLPGLSESRATLLSKLLALGYGLLCLGMAYVSSMLGPVLQAAISIFGMVGGPLLGLFCLGMFFPCANPTGAVVGLLAGLAMAFWVGIGSFLQSTARASGAPPANSTALPTVGNLSTVLATTLLPPTSAPPPSPTGLQRFYSLSYMWYSAHNSTTVIVVGVLVSLLTGPTPAAALDPRTISPVLPWLLCCLPPKVRHWLCCGAADPAQAPGHGDSSEKSHGVPNGLSAPGPELQGDGGQGYVRSAGAPLYAVQETSF, from the exons ATGGAGTTCACGGCCATCGACTACAGCATCTTCGCGCTGCTCCTCGTGCTCTCCTCCGCCATCGGGCTCTTCTACGCGCTGAGCGGCGACCGGCAGCGCACGGTGCAGGAGTTCCTGCTGGCCAACCGTGACATGGGCTGCCTGCCcgtggccctgtccctgctcgCCTCCTTCCAGTCGGCCGTGGCCATCCTGGGCGTGCCCGCCGAGATCTTTAACTTCGGCACCGAGTACTGGTTCCTGGGCTGCTCCtacctgctggggctgctcatccCCGCGCACATCTTCATCCCCGTCTTCTACCGCCTGCGCATCACCAGCACCTACGag TACCTGGAGCTGCGTTTCAACAAGACCGTGCGGATGTTTGGCACCATCACCTTCATCTTCCAGATG GTCATCTACATGGGGGTGGTTCTCTAcgctcctgccctggccctcAATGCAG TGACGGGCTTTGACCTCTGGAGCGCCGTGCTCACCATGGGGCTGGTCTGCACCCTCTACACCACACTG ggtGGCCTCAAGGCTGTCATCTGGACAGACGTGTTCCAGACGCTGGTGATGCTGGCGGGGCAGGTGGCCGTCATCGTGGTGGGCGCCTGGCGGGTGGGGGGCATGGCCCGAGTGTGGCGCGTGGCCGAGCAGCATGGCAAGATCGCCGGCATTGA CCTGGACCCCAACCCCCTGGAGCGGCACACCTTCTGGTCGCTGTCCGTGGGCGGGATCTTCATGATGCTGTCGCTGTACGGGGTGAACCAGGCGCAGGTGCAGCGCTACCTGTGCGCCCGCAGCGAGCGCGAGGCCAAGCT CTCCTGCTACGCCGTGTTCCCCTGCCAGCAGATCgtgctgtgcctcagctgcCTCACGGGCCTCGTCATGTTCGTGTACGACCTGGAGCACCCGCTGGCGCCCGGCCAGCGCCCTGCCTCCTCTGACCAG ctggtgCTGTTCTTCGTCATGGACGTGCTGCGGGACctgccggggctgcccgggctCTTTGTGGCCTGCCTGTTCAGCGGCGCCCTCAG CACCATCTCCTCCGCCTTCAACTCGCTGGCCACGGTGACCATGGAGGACCTGGTGCGGCCGCACCTCCCCGGGCTCTCGGAGTCGCGGGCCACGCTGCTCTCCAAGCTGCTGG ctctcggctatgggctgctctgcctgggcatGGCGTACGTGTCCTCCATGCTGGGACCCGTGCTGCAG GCAGCCATCAGCATCTTCGGCATGGTGGGGGGCCCGCTCTTGGGGCTCTTCTGCCTGGGCATGTTCTTCCCCTGCGCCAACCCCACG ggaGCCGTGGTGGGGCTGCTGGCCGGGCTGGCCATGGCCTTCTGGGTGGGCATTGGCAgcttcctgcagagcacagcacggGCCAGCGGGGCGCCCCCGGCCAACAGCACAGCGCTCCCCACCGTGGGCAACCTCAGCACTGTGCTGGCAACCACGCTGCTGCCCCCCACCTCAGCACCGCCCCCGAG ccccacgggGCTGCAGCGTTTCTACAGCCTGTCCTACATGTGGTACAGTGCCCACAACTCCACCACCGTCATCGTGGTGGGGGTGCTGGTCAGCCTGCTCACCG GCCCCACGCCGGCCGCGGCCCTGGACCCCCGCACCATCTCCCCcgtgctgccctggctgctctgctgcctgcccccCAAAGTCCGCcactggctctgctgtggggcagccGACCCTGCCCAG gcccccgGCCATGGGGACAGCTCGGAGAAGAGCCACGGGGTGCCCAACGGGCTGTCCGCCCCCGGCCCCGAGCTGCAAGGGGACGGGGGACAGGGCTACGTGCGCAGCGCCGGCGCCCCGCTCTACGCCGTGCAGGAAACCTCCTTCTGA
- the ATRAID gene encoding all-trans retinoic acid-induced differentiation factor translates to MTPGQAGPLPPPLPPLTASPRARGAPLPVPIPIPAHPRPQAVTAPRCPRCRRLARVQRAPGPCRWGGNGHGAAAAPARGARCAGMNGAVRGFALLPLLLLLLLPRAARGAAVCGLCPGPPRNGSIVSRFCESRRDTESDGRCCRERGPAPGRLLGLDLSNCSLQSVPPGLAEAAAAFVLDLTENPLTAVPSASFRGFTRLQSLTVPPALECPGGSDAWQDVTVDRSSRLCQGQRNACNSSEQLAWPCPENSVCAPDGPGLVQCLCEGPFHGYRCLREGTFPMLLFGGILGTATVSLSLLLWGTQRRKAKSP, encoded by the exons ATGACGCCGGGGCAggcggggccgctcccgccgccgcttCCGCCGCTGACGGCATCACCGCGGGCCCGCGGGGCTCCGCTCCcggtccccatccccatcccggcCCATCCCCGCCCTCAGGCGGTCACCGCGCCCCGGTGCCCGCGCTGCCGGCGCCTGGCTCGGGTCCAGAGGGCGCCCGGGCCGTGCCGGTGGGGCGGGAACGGGcacggagccgccgccgcccccgctcGGGGTGCCCGGTGCGCGGGGATGAACGGGGCCGTGCGCGGGTTcgcgctgctgccgctgctgctgctgctgctgctgccccgggCCGCCCGCGGGGCCGCG GTGTGCGGGCTCTGCCCGGGGCCGCCGCGGAACGGCTCCATCGTGTCCCGGTTCTGTGAGTCCCGGCGGGACACCGAGAGCGACGGGCGCTGCtgccgggagcggggcccggccccggggcggctGCTGGG GCTGGACCTGAGCaactgctccctgcagagcgTTCCCCCGGGACTGGCCGAGGCCGCCGCTGCCTTCGTCCT GGACCTGACAGAGAACCCGCTGACAGCCGTCCCCAGTGCTTCCTTCAGGGGCTTCACCCGCCTGCAGAGCCT cacgGTGCCGCCAGCGCTGGAGTGCCCGGGTGGGAGTGATGCCTGGCAGGACGTGACAGTGGACAGGAGCAGccggctgtgccagggacagagGAACGCCTGcaacagctctgagcagcttg cctggccatgtCCTGAAAACTCCGTGTGTGCCCCCGACGGCCCCGGCCTCGTCCAGTGCCTCTGTGAGGGTCCCTTCCATGGCTACAGGTGCCTGCGAGAG GGCACGTTCCCGATGCTTCTCTTCGGAGGAATCCTGGGCACCGCCACCGTGTCGCTGtcgctgctgctgtggggcacgCAGCGGAGGAAGGCCAAGagcccctga